One window of the Montipora foliosa isolate CH-2021 chromosome 4, ASM3666993v2, whole genome shotgun sequence genome contains the following:
- the LOC137998979 gene encoding cyclo(L-leucyl-L-leucyl) synthase-like yields MSRTEISQAVVNGKKFLRNRRTLLLGISPGNPYYYRSDVLERLFEFARQSTDKVLVFIPDKISEHNFRAVGSKNPEKSARVKANRLKNKCDAAIKSSGFSDGSYSYISWTEEVETCPKYLEAYTRIQLLYQANEGFRTDISQSTEMALRCLQRGREKAGESSYKENEDGNALDLQEGEKYLLKELAFLEAVPKIYESCREFVVVYHRSWPVLENYMNGAYDDKVKPFLGFVILPQ; encoded by the exons ATGTCGCGCACTGAAATCTCTCAAGCTGTTGTTAATGGAAAGAAATTCCTGCGAAATAGAAGAACACTGCTTCTAGGTATAAGCCCTGGCAATCCGTATTACTATCGTTCGGATGTTTTGGAGCGACTTTTTGAGTTTGCAAGACAGAGTACAGATAAG GTACTCGTCTTCATTCCAGACAAGATATCGGAGCATAATTTTCGGGCGGTAGGATCGAAAAACCCGGAGAAATCGGCTCGTGTCAAAGCCAACCGCTTGAAGAACAAATGCGATGCAGCGATTAAAAGCAGTGGATTTTCTGATGGTTCTTATAGTTATATCAGCTGGACGGAAGAAGTAGAAACGTGTCCGAAATACCTTGAAGCCTACACACGCATCCAGCTGCTGTACCAAGCGAACGAAGGATTTAGAACCGACATCAGCCAGTCCACGGAGATGGCCTTGAGATGCCTCCAAAGAGGCCGAGAAAAAGCTGGAGAAAGCTCCTACAAGGAAAATGAAGACGGGAATGCACTTGATCTACAAGAGGGagagaaatatttattgaaagaaCTTGCCTTTCTTGAAGCAGTTCCTAAAATTTATGAAAGTTGTCGAGAATTTGTCGTTGTGTACCACCGTTCATGGCCAGTACTAGAAAATTACATGAATGGTGCTTACGACGACAAAGTAAAGCCTTTTCTAGGATTTGTTATCCTTCCTCAATAA